CGTACATGGATTTTGACTAAAAAAGATGGAGTCATTACACTAAAACACGATCATCGTCACGAAAATGGAACTTCAGAGTCGGTAACTTTTTATGGTGGAACAAATACCAATTATGGTTTTAAAGATTTCCAGATGTTTCCTGCCGACCAAGAAACAGCAAGTCTTATAGATTATGCTTCAACAAATATTTGGTGGATTACACTTGATGACAAAACATTTAGTTACAATTTGCAAAAACCTGGTTCTAAAGTACCATTTAACGTTTACTTCGATTTAACAAATGAAATTGAAACACCACCCGCTCCTTGGGGTTGGGGAACACCACGATAAAAAAGAGCTGATTAGCTCTTTTTTATCGTTTAATTAATATATCTGCATTTATCGCTGGCGTTATTCCCAAAGGCGTTTTCTGCCATTTATCCGAATCTTTAGTTTTGTACAAACATTTTGCTAACAACGCTGCGCTAAGATATATTGGTGACTCAAGTTTTGTTAACAATTCTACTTTTATGTAGAAATTTCCTTTATGTTTAATATTATAATCTCTCAAATCATAAGTAAAAATATCATCCTGCTGACTTCCTTTTTTAACTACAATATTAAAAGGATTTTCTAATATCGTTTTATCTGGACGATTATCTAAATCACTAAATAAATCTACTTTTACAATAACAGAATCAACTTTTAATGGGTAACTGAAATTAAAATTAATTCGTTGAAAAGTAAATTCTTTATTAGGTGCACTTATAGGGATAGCAATTTGTTTTATATATTTTGGTAAAGAATCTTTTTTAAAATTAATATCTGAATTCAAACCAACTTGTACAGTCTTAGTCTTAGTATCTGATCCAACTCTTTTTAATTTAAACTTAGATTTATCATACAAAATCGTTTCGTGCAATTCTATCGTATCTTTTTTATAATCTTGTGCATTTGCAAACGTTATAAAACATAAAATAAGGAAGTAAATTTTTGTCATCTATTTGGTTTTTAAATTATTATCAATTTTATAAAATATAGATGTTCAAAACTCCCAAAGGTTACACAACAACATGTTAAAGTTTTGTTTCAATTCTTAAGATTTAATCCATATTTGCATTCTTTTTTTGCATAAATTTAATAGATACAATCAGTTGAATGCTATTTAGATTTTACATCATCGTATTTTTATTCTTAAATTTCTTGCATATTCATGCACAAGAAAGTGGACTTATTTTATCCGAAAAGATTAAAAAAGAAAAAATTCATTTTCAATTTATCAAAAACTTAGTCATTGTTCCAGTAACATTCAATAATCAACCGATGAATTTTATCATTGATTCTGGTCTAAAAGAAACCATTTTATTTAGCCAATTTGATCAAACAATTGATAAAAAAGATATTCAAACTATTACACTAAAAGGTTTAGGAAAAGATGCGAAAGACACCAAGGGGTTTTATTCAAAGAATAATAAATTAGCCGTTGGCAATCATTATTTAGCTACTAATGCCAGTATTATAATAATTCAAGACGAAAATTTTAATTTATTTTCTCGTTTAGGAATTGATGTTCATGGGATTATTGGTTCAGAATTTTTTAAGAATCATCCAATCGAAATTGATTATGCAAAACAAAAAATCACAATTTATGCGACGATAAAAGAGGTTAAAAAATTAAAGAAATATCAATCAAAAGCGTTAGAAATTAGCACAGAAAACAAACCGTTTACCTCAATTGATTTTTTTTATGAACGTGAATTTACTGATCAAAAAATGCTCATAGATATTGGTAACAGTGATGGGTTGTGGTTATTCAAGAATGAAATTAAAAATTTAGCTCCTTTAAACCATGCGTTTGATGATGAATTAGGAAAAGGATTCAATGGAATAATTAACGGTGAACGTGGCACAATTACGTCTGTAAATCTCGGAAAATATAAACTGCATTATCCTTTGATTGCTGTTCCTGATTATGAATCTATTCAATACATTAATCTCAAAAATAACCGAAAAGGATCTTTAGGGAATGAGGTTTTAAGACGTTTTTCAATTATTTTAGATTACCGAAATAAAACATTTTATTATAAATCGAACCGAAATTTTAGAGATGCTTTTCATTATAACAGAAGTGGTTTGACGATTATTCATGATGAGTTTGAATGGAAAAATGAAAAAGTTAATGTTGATTTTTAACAACGTTCAGCTTCCGAAACCAACACTTTTTCTCCTCAAAAAGTAAATTATCAAATCGTTATGAAACCTGTTTACAAAATAGAATCTGTTCGAAAAATTCGAATGCAGATTTGATTGGTTTAAAAGCAAATGATCGATTAATCAAACTGAACGGAAAACATGTGAATAACATGAGTTTGAATGATAT
This portion of the Empedobacter stercoris genome encodes:
- a CDS encoding retropepsin-like domain-containing protein; translation: MLFRFYIIVFLFLNFLHIHAQESGLILSEKIKKEKIHFQFIKNLVIVPVTFNNQPMNFIIDSGLKETILFSQFDQTIDKKDIQTITLKGLGKDAKDTKGFYSKNNKLAVGNHYLATNASIIIIQDENFNLFSRLGIDVHGIIGSEFFKNHPIEIDYAKQKITIYATIKEVKKLKKYQSKALEISTENKPFTSIDFFYEREFTDQKMLIDIGNSDGLWLFKNEIKNLAPLNHAFDDELGKGFNGIINGERGTITSVNLGKYKLHYPLIAVPDYESIQYINLKNNRKGSLGNEVLRRFSIILDYRNKTFYYKSNRNFRDAFHYNRSGLTIIHDEFEWKNEKVNVDF